One Numenius arquata chromosome 9, bNumArq3.hap1.1, whole genome shotgun sequence DNA window includes the following coding sequences:
- the THAP4 gene encoding peroxynitrite isomerase THAP4 isoform X1, protein MVICCAAANCSNRQGKAHRGAVSFHRFPLKDSKRLIQWLKAVQRDNWTPTKYSFLCSEHFTKDSFSKRLEDQHRLLKPTAVPTIFQLAEKKHDNLDYVRSRRKIASKVPQQDGEDPREGGCEVVQRTSSSGQDFMVIQGTTEMEEVTLQAEIGSMSKEEENLRSQLDGPRRRTLGDNLVAKPGPQKKPERSSVEDCPKATWMGSWVADRSGVSVDDFTPPASGACKFIGSLHSYSFSSKHARERPSFPKEQLERKRPKRDVEPSCSSHLMGHNKAVAEGSPTSSLTATPQKPSQGLSASPADLTPQPAAEAVVGRKGDTDANPMSINEVIMSASGACKLIDSLHSYCFSSRQSKSQVCCLREQVEKKNGELKLLRQRISRSDSQVRKLKEKLDELKRISFPYLNSLLSQDCETPQLNPVMEPLSWMLGTWLSDPPGDGTFPTMKPFQYLEEVHISHVGQPMLNFSFNAFHPDTRKPMHRECGFIRLKPDTNKVAFISAQNTGLVEVEEGEVNGQELSIASHSIARISFAKKPHVEQITRKFRLNSDGKLEQTVSMATTTQPMTQHLHITYKKVTP, encoded by the exons atGGTGATCTGCTGCGCCGCCGCCAACTGCTCCAACCGGCAGGGGAAGGCGCACCGGGGCGCCGTCTCCTTCCACAG attccCTCTGAAGGATTCAAAGCGTCTGATTCAGTGGCTGAAAGCTGTTCAGAGAGACAACTGGACTCCCACCAAGTACTCATTTCTTTGCAGTGAGCATTTCACCAAAGACAGTTTTTCTAAGCGGCTGGAAGACCAGCACCGGTTGCTGAAGCCCACTGCTGTCCCTACCATCTTCCagcttgcagagaaaaaacacGACAACCTGGATTAtgtcagaagcagaagaaaaatagcaagCAAGGTGCCGCAGCAGGATGGAGAAGACCCGAGGGAAGGAGGCTGTGAGGTAGTTCAGAGGACCTCGTCTTCTGGCCAGGACTTCATGGTGATTCAAGGGACGACGGAGATGGAGGAGGTGACTTTGCAAGCGGAAATTGGATCGATGTCCAAGGAGGAAGAGAACCTCCGCAGTCAGCTGGACGGCCCTCGGAGAAGGACGTTAGGTGATAATTTGGTTGCAAAGCCTGGACCTCAGAAAAAGCCTGAGAGATCTTCTGTGGAGGACTGTCCCAAAGCCACATGGATGGGGAGCTGGGTAGCAGACAGAAGTGGTGTGTCCGTCGATGACTTCACACCTCCTGCCTCTGGCGCTTGCAAGTTCATCGGCTCCCTTCATTCTTACAGCTTTTCCTCAAAGCATGCCAGAGAGCGGCCGTCGTTCCCAAAAGAGCAGCTAGAAAGGAAAAGGCCAAAGAGAGATGTGGAACCGAGCTGCAGCAGCCATCTCATGGGACACAATAAGGCTGTCGCGGAAGGCTCCCCTACTTCATCCCTCACTGCGACCCCTCAGAAACCTTCCCAGGGTTTGTCGGCGTCCCCAGCAGACCTTACCCCCCAGCCTGCTGCCGAGGCTGTGGTGGGGCGGAAGGGTGACACAGATGCCAACCCCATGTCAATCAACGAGGTCATCATGTCGGCCTCGGGAGCTTGCAAGCTCATCGACTCCCTCCACTCGTACTGTTTCTCCTCCAGGCAGAGCAAAAGCCAAGTGTGCTGCCTGCGGGAGCAGGTGGAAAAGAAGAACGGAGAGTTGAAACTTTTGAGGCAGAGGATCAGTCGCTCTGACAGTCAAGTCAGGAAGCTGAAGGAGAAGCTTGATGAGCTGAAGAGGATCAGTTTCCCTTACTTGAACAGCCTGCTATCCCAGGACTGTG AGACTCCCCAGCTGAATCCCGTGATGGAGCCCCTGTCCTGGATGCTGGGCACCTGGCTCTCAGACCCACCAGGAGACGGCACCTTCCCTACAATGAAGCCCTTCCAGTACCTGGAAGAAGTGCACATCTCCCACGTGGGGCAGCCCATGCTCAACTTCTC GTTCAATGCCTTCCATCCGGACACCAGGAAGCCCATGCACCGAGAATGTGGATTCATCCGCCTCAAACCTGACACTAATAAGGTGGCCTTCATCAGTGCCCAGAATACAG GTctggtggaggtggaggaaggggaggtGAATGGACAAGAGCTGTCTATAGCTTCTCACTCCATAGCCAGGATCTCCTTTGCCAAGAAGCCCCACGTAGAGCAG ATTACCAGAAAATTCAGGCTCAATTCCGATGGGAAACTCGAACAAACTGTTTCGATGGCAACCACTACGCAGCCCATGACTCAGCACCTCCACATTACCTACAAAAAGGTGACGCCCTGA
- the THAP4 gene encoding peroxynitrite isomerase THAP4 isoform X2, with protein sequence MAGSGANAETPQLNPVMEPLSWMLGTWLSDPPGDGTFPTMKPFQYLEEVHISHVGQPMLNFSFNAFHPDTRKPMHRECGFIRLKPDTNKVAFISAQNTGLVEVEEGEVNGQELSIASHSIARISFAKKPHVEQITRKFRLNSDGKLEQTVSMATTTQPMTQHLHITYKKVTP encoded by the exons ATGGCTGGCAGTGGAGCAAACGCAG AGACTCCCCAGCTGAATCCCGTGATGGAGCCCCTGTCCTGGATGCTGGGCACCTGGCTCTCAGACCCACCAGGAGACGGCACCTTCCCTACAATGAAGCCCTTCCAGTACCTGGAAGAAGTGCACATCTCCCACGTGGGGCAGCCCATGCTCAACTTCTC GTTCAATGCCTTCCATCCGGACACCAGGAAGCCCATGCACCGAGAATGTGGATTCATCCGCCTCAAACCTGACACTAATAAGGTGGCCTTCATCAGTGCCCAGAATACAG GTctggtggaggtggaggaaggggaggtGAATGGACAAGAGCTGTCTATAGCTTCTCACTCCATAGCCAGGATCTCCTTTGCCAAGAAGCCCCACGTAGAGCAG ATTACCAGAAAATTCAGGCTCAATTCCGATGGGAAACTCGAACAAACTGTTTCGATGGCAACCACTACGCAGCCCATGACTCAGCACCTCCACATTACCTACAAAAAGGTGACGCCCTGA